Proteins from a genomic interval of Mustela lutreola isolate mMusLut2 chromosome 4, mMusLut2.pri, whole genome shotgun sequence:
- the TMEM176B gene encoding transmembrane protein 176B gives MPQSVVTVNGVDVASTLSQRSHINIHIHQESALAQLLKAGASLKDVFSHPRDAAPSKARMSYGQLTLGVIQTLLGAVSCALGVLLSFGPWTKLRASGCAFWAGSVAIVAGAGTLVHEKHRGKLSGCASGLLTLASVATAVAVLVLCVNSLTMPSDGFIYIDSACDSPDLPNTTAGYKERWQRTRTSWWDEDSCRAYMQMLMDLFLGIHALLLAVCVLQLIISLASLSMGLRSLCGQSSRPLNEEGSEKKLLGESSVPSSPAKEKTVATIIL, from the exons ATGCCCCAAAGCGTGGTGACCGTGAATGGGGTCGATGTGGCCTCTACGCTGTCCCAGCGCAGCCACATCAACATCCACATCCACCAGGAATCAGCTTTGGCTCAACTGTTAAAAGCTGGGGCTTCCCTGAAGGACGTCTTTTCTCACCCTCGGGACGCGGCCCCTTCCAAGGCCAGGATGAGCTATGGGCAGCTGACACTGGGG GTGATCCAGACCCTGCTGGGGGCCGTGAGCTGCGCTCTGGGGGTGCTGCTCTCCTTCGGGCCCTGGACTAAGCTGCGTGCTTCTGGCTGTGCCTTCTGGGCAGGGTCTGTG GCTATTGTAGCAGGAGCTGGAACCCTCGTCCATGAGAAGCACCGGGGCAAACTCTCT GGCTGTGCATCAGGTCTGCTGACGCTGGCCAGTGTCGCCACAGCCGTGGCTGTCCTTGTCCTCTGTGTGAACAGCCTGACCATGCCAAGTGATGGTTTCATTTACATCGACTCTGCCTGTGACTCCCCAGATCTTCCCAACACGACTGCTGGGTACAAAGAGAGGTGGCAAAGGACTCGCACATCATGGTGGGATGAAGACAGTTGCAGAGCCTACATGCAAATGCTGATG GATTTGTTCCTAGGCATCCATGCTCTGCTCCTGGCTGTCTGTGTCCTGCAGCTGATCATATCCTTGGCTTCCCTGAGCATGGGGCTTCGAAGCTTGTGTGGCCAGAGCTCCCGGCCCCTG aatgagGAAGGGTCAGAGAAAAAGCTATTGGGGGAAAGCTCAGTGCCTTCCTCCCCTGCCAAGGAGAAGACTGTGGCTACCATCATCCTGTGA